From the genome of Mycetocola spongiae, one region includes:
- the serA gene encoding phosphoglycerate dehydrogenase, which translates to MSKPVVLIAEELSPATVDALGPDFDIRQVDGTDRPALLAALAEANAILVRSATQVDAEAISAAPKLQVIARAGVGLDNVDIKAATTAGVMVVNAPTSNIISAAELTVGHILSLARHIPAAHAALAQGQWKRSKYTGTELFEKTVGIIGLGRIGALITERLKAFGVRVVAYDPYVTSARAQQLGVTLLTLDELLAQSDFITIHMPRTPETLGMIGVEQLKAMKPTAYVVNVARGGLVDEDALYDALVSGEIAGAGLDVFVSEPPTETKLLGLENIIVTPHLGASTGEAQEKAGVSVAKSVRLALGGDLVPDAVNVAGGIIDPYVRPGISLVEKLGQIFSALTVSPLSSVDVEIRGDLVQYDVSVLKLAALKGIFSQVVSESVSYVNAPLLAEQRGVEVRLITDPISEDFRDIITLRGALADGSQISVSGTLTGPKQIEKLVEINGYDIEVPISEHHIVMLYTDRPGIVAQYGTRFGEAQINIAGMQIARQEAGGQALTVLTVDSPVSEELLDQVRTDIDATAVRAVAITA; encoded by the coding sequence GTGTCGAAGCCTGTAGTCCTGATCGCCGAAGAATTATCGCCCGCCACCGTCGATGCCCTCGGGCCCGACTTTGATATCCGTCAGGTGGATGGGACCGACCGTCCCGCCCTGCTGGCAGCGCTTGCCGAGGCAAACGCCATCCTCGTTCGCTCCGCCACACAGGTGGATGCCGAGGCCATCTCCGCCGCACCGAAGCTGCAGGTTATCGCCCGCGCCGGTGTGGGACTGGACAACGTTGACATCAAGGCCGCCACCACGGCCGGTGTCATGGTTGTGAACGCACCGACCTCCAATATCATCTCCGCCGCCGAGCTCACCGTGGGTCATATCCTCTCGCTCGCCCGGCACATCCCCGCCGCCCACGCCGCACTCGCGCAGGGTCAGTGGAAGCGCTCCAAGTACACCGGTACCGAGCTCTTCGAAAAGACCGTGGGCATCATCGGCCTCGGCCGCATCGGCGCGCTCATCACCGAACGCCTTAAGGCATTTGGTGTGCGCGTGGTTGCCTATGACCCCTACGTCACGAGCGCCCGCGCCCAGCAGCTCGGCGTGACCCTGCTCACCCTGGACGAGCTGCTCGCCCAGAGTGACTTCATCACGATTCACATGCCGCGCACGCCCGAGACCCTCGGCATGATCGGTGTGGAGCAGCTCAAGGCCATGAAGCCCACCGCCTATGTGGTCAACGTGGCCCGCGGTGGACTCGTGGACGAGGATGCGCTTTATGACGCCCTGGTCTCGGGAGAGATCGCCGGCGCCGGACTCGATGTTTTTGTTTCCGAGCCCCCCACCGAGACCAAGCTCCTCGGCCTGGAAAACATCATCGTCACCCCGCACCTCGGTGCCTCCACGGGCGAGGCCCAGGAGAAGGCCGGCGTCTCGGTGGCCAAATCGGTGCGCCTGGCCCTCGGCGGCGACCTCGTCCCCGATGCCGTGAACGTGGCCGGTGGCATCATCGACCCCTATGTGCGCCCCGGTATTTCCCTCGTGGAGAAGCTGGGCCAGATCTTCTCGGCCCTGACCGTCTCGCCGCTGTCCAGCGTGGACGTGGAGATCCGCGGAGACCTCGTGCAGTACGACGTCTCGGTCCTGAAGCTGGCAGCGCTCAAGGGCATCTTCAGCCAGGTGGTCAGCGAATCGGTGTCCTATGTGAACGCCCCGCTGCTCGCCGAGCAGCGCGGCGTGGAGGTGCGCCTGATCACCGATCCGATCAGCGAGGACTTCCGCGATATCATCACGCTGCGCGGTGCGCTGGCCGATGGCAGCCAGATCTCCGTCTCGGGTACCCTGACCGGCCCCAAGCAGATCGAGAAGCTCGTGGAGATCAACGGCTATGACATCGAGGTGCCGATCAGCGAGCACCACATCGTGATGCTCTATACCGACCGTCCCGGAATCGTGGCGCAGTACGGTACCCGCTTCGGCGAGGCCCAGATTAATATCGCCGGAATGCAGATTGCCCGCCAGGAGGCCGGCGGACAGGCGCTCACCGTGCTCACGGTGGACTCGCCCGTATCCGAGGAGCTCCTCGATCAGGTGCGCACCGATATCGACGCCACCGCCGTGCGCGCCGTCGCAATCACCGCCTAG
- a CDS encoding TetR/AcrR family transcriptional regulator, translated as MTPTVSARDRVLDAFETLLIEHGERGATLDATAALAGVSKGGLLYHFGNRGALIEGLLERLSARAEADAHLMASAPAGSIDYLLRTSVYTGEDFDRTMIAVTRLAQSEDSRAGVALAAVRRTWLDLIQQQVQDPAVAETIMLVSDGLYMNSTLDCSTPAEAHTLSSTSIDEVLAVVARLY; from the coding sequence ATGACCCCCACCGTTTCCGCGCGCGATCGTGTGCTCGACGCGTTTGAAACCCTGCTCATCGAACACGGAGAGCGCGGCGCGACCCTCGACGCCACCGCGGCGCTCGCGGGCGTATCCAAGGGTGGCCTTTTATATCATTTTGGCAATCGTGGCGCGCTGATCGAGGGCCTGTTGGAGCGCCTCTCCGCGCGCGCCGAGGCCGATGCCCACCTCATGGCCAGCGCACCCGCCGGCTCAATCGACTATCTGCTGCGCACCTCCGTATATACAGGCGAGGATTTTGATCGCACCATGATCGCCGTGACCCGGCTCGCCCAGTCCGAGGACTCCCGCGCGGGCGTTGCCCTCGCCGCGGTGCGCCGCACCTGGCTCGACCTGATCCAGCAGCAGGTGCAAGACCCCGCAGTGGCCGAGACCATCATGCTGGTCAGCGACGGGCTCTATATGAACTCCACGCTGGATTGCAGCACCCCCGCCGAGGCCCATACCCTGAGCTCTACCTCGATCGACGAGGTCCTCGCGGTGGTCGCCCGCCTGTACTAA
- a CDS encoding MFS transporter yields the protein MFANAPAIAANALSRRRRWAALAVLMLPVLLVSVDNTVLNFAVPAISEALRPTGNQLLWIIDIYPLVLAGLLVPMGSIGDRFGRRRLLMIGSIGFGVVSVLAAFSPSPELLIAARALLGFFGAMLMPSTLSLLRNIFTDRNELRLAIAIWASAFSAGSALGPIVGGLLLNSFPWGSVFLLAVPMLLPLVILAPLLLPESKDPNPGKVDLLSIPMALLTMAPFVFGIKWLATHGMSAVGIGTLLFGVLLGYLFVRRQRRISNPMLDMTLFHRGQFSGAVLVNLLSVIALVGGLFFVSQHLQLVLGMTPFDAAMVLIPGLVITIISGLGIVFFSKRFRASIVIPASLLFSIAGYAVIALSGGDIGAWGIAVAFSLLGLGIGAAETVSNELILASAPPAKAGAASAVSETAYELGAVLGTATIGTILTASYRSNVVLPEGLTPDQQLAASETLGGAVNVSGEISPDLGAVLLESARHAFDSGAGVAAWIGVALVAGAAIIAAFTLRKTT from the coding sequence ATGTTTGCAAATGCACCCGCTATCGCCGCTAATGCGCTGAGCCGTCGCCGACGCTGGGCCGCGCTCGCGGTTCTGATGCTGCCCGTGCTCCTCGTATCGGTGGATAACACCGTCCTGAATTTTGCGGTCCCCGCGATCTCCGAGGCCCTGCGCCCCACCGGAAATCAGCTGCTCTGGATCATCGATATCTATCCGCTGGTCCTCGCGGGCCTCCTGGTCCCGATGGGAAGCATCGGTGACCGCTTCGGCCGCCGCCGCCTCCTGATGATCGGATCGATCGGTTTTGGTGTGGTCTCGGTGCTCGCCGCGTTCTCACCCTCGCCGGAACTGCTGATCGCCGCGCGCGCCCTGCTGGGATTTTTTGGCGCAATGCTCATGCCCTCAACGCTTTCGCTGCTGCGCAATATCTTCACGGATCGCAATGAGCTGCGGCTCGCGATTGCCATCTGGGCGAGTGCGTTTAGCGCCGGTAGCGCGCTCGGCCCGATCGTGGGTGGCCTGCTGCTGAATAGCTTCCCCTGGGGCTCGGTCTTCCTGCTCGCCGTCCCGATGCTGCTGCCCCTCGTGATCCTCGCGCCGCTGCTGCTGCCCGAGTCCAAGGACCCGAACCCGGGCAAGGTGGACCTGCTGTCGATCCCGATGGCGCTGCTCACGATGGCCCCGTTTGTTTTTGGTATTAAGTGGCTCGCGACCCACGGCATGAGCGCCGTGGGCATCGGCACCCTGCTCTTTGGTGTGCTGCTGGGCTATCTCTTTGTGCGCCGCCAGCGCCGCATCAGCAACCCGATGCTGGATATGACCCTGTTCCACCGGGGCCAGTTCTCGGGGGCCGTGCTCGTAAACCTGCTCAGCGTGATCGCGCTTGTGGGTGGCCTGTTCTTTGTCTCCCAGCACCTCCAGCTGGTGCTGGGCATGACGCCGTTTGACGCGGCCATGGTGCTGATCCCCGGTCTGGTCATCACGATCATCTCGGGACTGGGCATCGTGTTCTTCTCCAAGCGTTTCCGCGCCTCGATCGTGATCCCCGCCTCGCTGCTGTTCAGCATCGCGGGCTATGCGGTGATCGCGCTGAGTGGCGGGGATATCGGTGCCTGGGGTATCGCGGTGGCCTTCAGCCTCCTCGGCCTGGGAATCGGTGCCGCCGAGACCGTGTCCAATGAGCTGATCCTGGCCAGCGCCCCGCCCGCCAAGGCCGGGGCCGCCTCGGCCGTATCCGAGACCGCCTATGAGCTGGGTGCGGTGCTGGGTACCGCCACGATCGGCACGATCCTCACGGCCTCCTATCGCTCCAATGTGGTGCTGCCGGAGGGGCTCACGCCCGATCAGCAGCTCGCCGCGAGCGAGACCCTGGGTGGTGCGGTGAACGTCTCCGGGGAGATCTCCCCGGATCTGGGCGCCGTGCTGCTGGAATCCGCGCGGCACGCGTTTGATAGCGGTGCCGGTGTGGCCGCGTGGATCGGTGTGGCCCTCGTGGCCGGCGCCGCGATCATCGCCGCCTTCACCCTGCGCAAAACCACCTAG
- a CDS encoding NAD(P)/FAD-dependent oxidoreductase, producing the protein MNNTAPRSAVIIGAGMVGLATAWHLQERGVEVTVLDRAGVAAGSSWGNAGWLTPGMAMPLSDPSIWTYGPKALLDPSAPLHIPVRLDPRLWNFLARFAAHGTQRRWDTAMAALTPIDSLALDAFDELAAGGVRARTHEGPFIIGFERERESTPFVHEISHVERAGQSVPLSRLADPGSLVPQLSPAVSTVFQMGGQRFIEPGPYVEDLARAVHERGGVIHTDAEVTAVQPAGSGVRVFTHDGRTHEADVSVLATGAWLPGLARPLGVRTLVQAGRGYSFSVPTEQPAEYPIYFPARRVACTPYQGRLRIAGTMEFRGPDEPLQPRRIEAILASVRPLFQNMDLEDRRAEWVGSRPVTPDGLPIIGATNAPNIFVAGGHGMWGIVLGPATGRLLAEQIMTGTVPAELRPFNPLR; encoded by the coding sequence GTGAACAACACCGCCCCGCGCAGCGCGGTCATCATCGGAGCCGGCATGGTGGGCCTGGCCACGGCCTGGCATCTCCAGGAGCGCGGCGTGGAGGTCACGGTCCTGGATCGCGCGGGTGTGGCCGCGGGCTCCAGCTGGGGCAATGCGGGCTGGCTCACACCGGGCATGGCCATGCCGCTCTCCGATCCCAGCATCTGGACCTATGGACCCAAGGCCCTACTGGACCCGTCGGCCCCGCTGCATATCCCGGTGCGGCTGGATCCGCGGCTCTGGAATTTCCTCGCCCGATTTGCCGCCCACGGCACCCAGCGCCGCTGGGATACCGCGATGGCAGCACTCACCCCGATAGATTCGCTGGCGCTGGACGCGTTTGACGAGCTGGCCGCGGGCGGCGTGCGCGCCCGCACCCACGAGGGCCCGTTTATCATCGGCTTCGAGCGGGAGCGCGAGTCCACGCCGTTTGTGCACGAGATCTCGCATGTGGAGCGGGCCGGGCAGAGCGTGCCGCTATCGCGCCTCGCCGATCCCGGCAGCCTGGTGCCGCAGCTCTCCCCCGCGGTATCCACCGTGTTCCAGATGGGAGGGCAGCGCTTTATCGAGCCCGGCCCCTATGTGGAGGATCTGGCCCGGGCGGTGCACGAGCGCGGCGGCGTGATCCATACCGATGCCGAGGTCACCGCCGTGCAGCCCGCGGGCTCCGGCGTGCGGGTATTCACCCACGATGGCCGGACCCACGAGGCCGATGTTTCGGTACTCGCGACCGGGGCCTGGCTGCCCGGGCTGGCCCGGCCACTCGGGGTGCGCACCCTGGTGCAGGCGGGCCGCGGCTATTCCTTCAGCGTTCCCACCGAGCAGCCCGCCGAATATCCGATCTATTTCCCGGCCCGGCGCGTGGCCTGCACACCCTATCAGGGGCGGCTGCGGATCGCGGGAACCATGGAGTTCCGCGGCCCGGATGAACCCCTTCAGCCCCGCCGGATCGAGGCGATCCTGGCCTCGGTGCGCCCGCTATTTCAGAATATGGACCTGGAGGATCGCCGCGCTGAGTGGGTCGGTTCGCGCCCGGTCACCCCGGACGGCCTGCCCATCATCGGGGCCACCAACGCCCCCAATATCTTTGTGGCCGGGGGCCACGGGATGTGGGGAATCGTGCTGGGGCCCGCCACCGGCCGCCTGCTTGCCGAGCAGATCATGACCGGCACGGTACCCGCCGAGCTGCGTCCGTTTAACCCGCTGCGCTAG
- a CDS encoding Lrp/AsnC family transcriptional regulator, with translation MKKIRDEKLDDIDSAIIAILQADARTPNNLVAERVGIAPSTCLARIRTLQSRGIIRGFHADIDPVAIGRGLQALISVRLHAHARSDIASFGDYLAGLPAVESIFFVTGERDYLIHVAVADSGELRDLVAHNLSVRPEVAGTNTSVIFEYVRPSRERESGPVDAAHPARV, from the coding sequence ATGAAGAAAATTCGGGACGAAAAACTCGACGATATCGACTCCGCGATCATCGCGATCCTGCAGGCCGATGCCCGCACCCCGAATAATCTTGTGGCCGAGCGCGTGGGCATCGCGCCCTCCACGTGCCTCGCCCGCATCCGCACGCTGCAATCCCGGGGCATCATCCGCGGCTTTCATGCCGATATCGACCCGGTGGCCATCGGCCGCGGCCTGCAGGCCCTGATCTCGGTGCGGCTGCACGCCCACGCCCGCTCCGATATCGCCAGCTTTGGGGACTATCTGGCGGGGCTGCCCGCGGTGGAGAGCATCTTTTTTGTCACGGGGGAGCGCGATTATCTGATCCATGTCGCGGTGGCCGATTCCGGCGAGCTGCGGGACCTGGTGGCGCATAACCTGAGCGTGCGGCCCGAGGTCGCCGGCACCAATACCAGCGTGATTTTTGAATATGTGCGCCCCTCGCGTGAGCGCGAGTCCGGGCCCGTGGATGCAGCGCACCCCGCGCGCGTATAA
- a CDS encoding 3-isopropylmalate dehydrogenase yields the protein MSRSVKLAVIPGDGIGPEVVAEAVKVLDAVAQDSGVHFEKTHFSLGAARFLETGDVLTDEDLNAIKAQDAIILGAVGGVPGDPRLKNANIERGLLLKLRFALDHYVNLRPTRVYPGVASPLAEPGEVDFIVVREGTEGPYVGNGGAIRQGTAQEIANEVSVNTAYGVERVVRYAFELATRRRNRLTLVHKTNVLTYAGGLWQRIVNEVAPEFPGVSVDYLHVDAATIFLVTDPARFDVLVTDNLFGDILTDLAGAISGGIGLSASGNINPTGAFPSMFEPVHGSAPDIAGKQIADPTAAILSIAILLDHLGLGELSERVTAAVNADIAERNGTPRPTAAVGDAIAARV from the coding sequence ATGTCGCGCAGCGTCAAACTTGCCGTGATTCCCGGAGACGGAATCGGACCCGAGGTTGTGGCCGAGGCGGTGAAGGTTCTCGATGCCGTGGCGCAGGATTCCGGCGTTCACTTCGAGAAGACCCACTTCTCGCTTGGTGCCGCGCGGTTCCTGGAGACGGGCGATGTTCTCACCGATGAGGACCTCAACGCGATTAAGGCCCAGGACGCCATTATTCTCGGTGCCGTGGGCGGCGTTCCGGGCGATCCCCGCCTGAAAAACGCCAATATTGAGCGTGGGCTTCTCCTGAAGCTGCGTTTTGCGCTGGACCACTACGTAAACCTGCGTCCCACCCGCGTATACCCCGGTGTGGCCAGCCCGCTGGCCGAGCCCGGCGAGGTGGACTTCATCGTGGTCCGCGAGGGCACCGAGGGACCCTATGTGGGCAATGGCGGCGCGATCCGTCAGGGCACCGCGCAGGAGATCGCCAATGAGGTCTCCGTGAATACCGCCTATGGTGTGGAGCGCGTGGTGCGCTACGCATTTGAGCTGGCCACGCGCCGCCGCAACCGCCTCACCCTGGTGCATAAGACCAATGTGCTCACCTATGCCGGTGGCCTGTGGCAGCGCATCGTGAACGAGGTGGCCCCCGAGTTCCCCGGCGTGAGTGTGGACTATCTGCACGTGGACGCCGCCACCATTTTTCTGGTCACCGATCCCGCGCGCTTTGACGTGCTGGTGACCGATAACCTCTTCGGTGATATCCTCACCGACCTGGCCGGCGCGATCAGCGGCGGCATCGGGCTCTCGGCCTCGGGAAATATTAACCCGACCGGAGCCTTCCCGAGCATGTTCGAGCCGGTACACGGTTCCGCCCCGGACATCGCCGGAAAGCAGATCGCCGATCCGACCGCGGCAATCCTCTCGATCGCGATTCTGCTTGACCACCTGGGCCTGGGCGAACTGTCCGAGCGCGTCACTGCGGCGGTCAACGCCGATATTGCCGAGCGCAACGGAACGCCCCGCCCCACCGCGGCCGTCGGTGACGCCATCGCCGCCCGCGTTTAA